Sequence from the Bdellovibrionota bacterium genome:
TCGACGCGCGAAAAGGACGTGTCTATGGAGCGGTTTACCGATGGACGGACGACAGACTTGAAACCGTCGTCTCGCCTAGAGACACGGAAGCGGCGCAACTGCTGCGCGAACGCCCGGGACCTGTCGTCTGTTTCGGCGACGGCGCCCGGAAATACAAGAACGAACTGGAGCAGCTGAAATCTCCCGCCATACGTTGGATCGGTTCCGAAGCGGATATCCCGCGCGGCCTCGTTTTGGCCCGACTGGCTCATGAACAATTGAGCCAGGGCCTGACGGTCGACATTCATTCAGTGGAGCCGATATATATGCGCCCGAGCGAAGCGGAGTTGGGAGAACAGCGCAAAAGGGAGGCTAGAGTATGAAATGGTGGAAAAAGCTCCGCGAAAATCCGAAGGAGTTTTTCGAGTCCTTTAAGACTATCGTCATCGCTGTTTTCGTAGCCCTGATTTTCCGGTATTCGGTCGCCGCTCCTTACAAGATCCCCACCGGCTCCATGATCCCGACGCTGAAGATCGGCGATTTCATTTTTGTCAGCAAACTCTCCTACGGCGTCAAGCTGCCGTTCACGAATTACAATCTCGTGACGTACGACCAGCCGAAAATCGGCGACGTCGTGGTATTCATCTATCCGGAAGATGAGAGCCTGGATTTCATTAAACGGGTCGTGGCCACCGAAGGCGACGCGCTCGAGATTAAAGACAATGTACTGTTCATCAACGGAAATCCCGTCACGCGAACCACGGCCGTGGATCAGTCTATTCTCTCGGATGTCGTTCTGAACGTCCCCAAGAGCGCCGCGCGCCTTGCGTACGAACAGATCGGCCAAAAGAAACACTTTGTCCTTGAATCCTTTCCGTTACCCACGAACTTCGGTCCGCTCAAAGTACCGGTCGGTCACGTGTTCGTCATGGGAGATAATCGGGACAACTCGCGCGACAGCCGAGTCTGGGGCTTTTTGCCCATGAAAAACATCCGTGGAAGAGCCCTTTTTGTTTGGCTCTCCATCGACACGGCGCATTGGCGGCTGCGCTGGGAGCGATTCGGGAAGAAAATAGTCTAATTGCATTCCCCGCCCGCTCTGTGCACAATAAAGATATGGGCAAGGTCGATAAGCTGCACGGCCGCACGCCAAGCCGACCTCCGGACGCCTCTCTCGATAAGGTGGAGGACCGCCGGATTCGAGGGCACCGATTAGACGTTTCGTTTCCAGTACTTGCCACGCATAACGGCCACCCGATTCAAGGCTACATCGAAGCGATCAACCTAAGCTGGTCGGGGATGCTTCTGGCGACGAATTTTCCCCTCGATGTGAACGACAAGATCGAATTGGAATTTACCCTCCCCCAACGCGAAGTACCGCTTAGGGTGCAAGGGAAAGTGGTCCACAGCAGCGACGGCTCTCGGCCGGAGGAAGCCACCCTTCTTGGAATCGCCTTTGAAAACGTCGACCCCAACACGCGAAAAATCCTCGCCGGCTTCGTCCTCGAAAACCTTTCGACGGAATAGTTCATCTTCAACTAGAAAATTCGGAAATGGAGGGAGCGCTGTAGGCTCCATGCGGCCCCGTCCCAAATTTGTCGAACCGCAGCTTTCAGCCTATAAAGACACCGCTTTTTGATTTTGTCGGACGGATGCGGATGCTGAAATCCTTTCTACATTCCTCGGTCGGGAAGAAAATCATCATGGCCATCACCGGCTTGGGCATGATCGGATTTCTCATCGGACACCTGGCTGGCAATCTGACGCTTCTCACCGGAAATGCAGACAAATTTAATCGTTACTCCCATTTTCTGACCAGCCTGGGCGCCCTCCTCATCGCTGTGGAGCTGGGTTTACTCCTGCTCCTACTGCTTCACATGTATGAGGGAATTTGCGTCGCAATCGGAAAACTCAAGGCTCGCCCGGAAGGCTATGAAGAGGTTGGAAATGCAGGAGGCCCAAGCCGCAAAACGCTTTCTTCTCGAACGATGATTTACAGCGGCATCGTCATCCTAGTATTCGTGTTCATTCATGTTCGTTCTTTCAAGTACGGCCCGGGGATCCCCGAGGGATATGTCAGCATGGCCGGCGGCGCGGAAATCCGGGATCTGCACCGCCTCGTCGTCGAAAGATTTTCTCATCCGGGATATGTCGCCTTTTATGTCGCGTGCATGATCCTTCTCGGGCTCCATCTTCGGCACGCATTTTGGAGCGCCTTCCAGTCCCTGGGAGTTCACCATCCTCGCTACACGCCGATTCTGTACGGAATCGGCACAGCTCTGGCCGCCGTTCTATCGATCGGATTTCTAATCATCCCGCTCTGGGTCTTTTTCTCCGGAGGCTCGCCATGAAACTGAATGCGGCTGCACCGGGAGGACCGGTCGAGCAAAAATGGGACCGCTACAAGGCGGAAGCGAAGCTCGTCTCACCGGCAAACCGAAGGAAGTATACGGTTATCGTCGTCGGTACCGGCTTGGCCGGGGGATCCGCAGCGGCTTCGTTGGGAGAACTGGGATACAACGTTCTTTCCTTCTGCATTCATGACTCTCCCCGGCGCGCGCACAGCGTGGCGGCACAGGGGGGAATCAATGCCGCCAAGAATTACCAGAACGACGGCGACAGCGTTTTTCGGCTATTTTACGACACCGTAAAAGGGGGCGACTTCCGGGCTCGGGAGGCCAATGTCTATCGACTCGCCCAGGTCAGCACCGCGATTATCGACCAGTGCGTGGCGCAAGGGGTTCCGTTCGCCCGCGAGTACGGTGGGCTTCTGTCTAATCGTTCGTTCGGCGGCGCTCAAGTCAGCCGAACCTTTTACGCTCGCGGACAGACCGGACAGCAACTGCTCCTTGGGTGTTACAGCGCCCTGCTTCGACAGGTAAACGAAGGCACGGTCAAAATGTTTCCGCGACGGGAAATGCTCGACCTTGTCGTTGTGGATGGAAAAGCCCGAGGTATCGTCGTCCGTAATCTTATAACCGGGGAGATGGAACGCTACGCGGCCGACGCCGTTTGCGTCGCCACAGGCGGCTATTCCACCGTGTTTTATCTTTCCACCAATGCGGTGAGCTGCAACGCCACGGCGATTTGGCGCTGCCACAAACGGGGCGCGCTTTTCGCAAACCCCTGTTTCACCCAGATCCATCCGACATGCATTCCGTTCTCCAACGACACGCAGTCCAAGTTAACGCTCATGAGCGAGAGCCTCCGAAATGACGGCCGAGTTTGGGTCCCGAAAGCCAAGGGGGATAAACGATCCCCCGATCAAATTCCGGAGGGAGAGCGCGACTATTTTCTCGAGCGCCAGTACCCGGCGTTCGGCAACCTTGTTCCGCGCGACATCGCTTCGCGAGCCTCCAAGCGGGTCTGTGACGAAGGCCGCGGCGTCGGACCGAACGGATACTCGGTGTATCTTGATTTCACCGATGCGATCTCGCGCCTCGGGGCCGATGTCGTTCGCGACCGATACGGAAACCTTTTTTCGATGTACGAAGAGATCACGGGAGAGGACCCTTATCGTCTCCCGATGCGGATCTACCC
This genomic interval carries:
- the tsaB gene encoding tRNA (adenosine(37)-N6)-threonylcarbamoyltransferase complex dimerization subunit type 1 TsaB — protein: MRVLAIDTSSRCGCVGISEDGAPLGELALLSKEAYSASLLPSIEWLLSQLRLTISDIEAFGVTMGPGSFTGLRVGLSTIKGLAWAAKKPVTGLTSLEVLAHNFLQPGIFLAPMLDARKGRVYGAVYRWTDDRLETVVSPRDTEAAQLLRERPGPVVCFGDGARKYKNELEQLKSPAIRWIGSEADIPRGLVLARLAHEQLSQGLTVDIHSVEPIYMRPSEAELGEQRKREARV
- the lepB gene encoding signal peptidase I, which codes for MKWWKKLRENPKEFFESFKTIVIAVFVALIFRYSVAAPYKIPTGSMIPTLKIGDFIFVSKLSYGVKLPFTNYNLVTYDQPKIGDVVVFIYPEDESLDFIKRVVATEGDALEIKDNVLFINGNPVTRTTAVDQSILSDVVLNVPKSAARLAYEQIGQKKHFVLESFPLPTNFGPLKVPVGHVFVMGDNRDNSRDSRVWGFLPMKNIRGRALFVWLSIDTAHWRLRWERFGKKIV
- a CDS encoding PilZ domain-containing protein, encoding MHNKDMGKVDKLHGRTPSRPPDASLDKVEDRRIRGHRLDVSFPVLATHNGHPIQGYIEAINLSWSGMLLATNFPLDVNDKIELEFTLPQREVPLRVQGKVVHSSDGSRPEEATLLGIAFENVDPNTRKILAGFVLENLSTE
- a CDS encoding succinate dehydrogenase cytochrome b subunit, which gives rise to MLKSFLHSSVGKKIIMAITGLGMIGFLIGHLAGNLTLLTGNADKFNRYSHFLTSLGALLIAVELGLLLLLLLHMYEGICVAIGKLKARPEGYEEVGNAGGPSRKTLSSRTMIYSGIVILVFVFIHVRSFKYGPGIPEGYVSMAGGAEIRDLHRLVVERFSHPGYVAFYVACMILLGLHLRHAFWSAFQSLGVHHPRYTPILYGIGTALAAVLSIGFLIIPLWVFFSGGSP
- a CDS encoding fumarate reductase/succinate dehydrogenase flavoprotein subunit, coding for MKLNAAAPGGPVEQKWDRYKAEAKLVSPANRRKYTVIVVGTGLAGGSAAASLGELGYNVLSFCIHDSPRRAHSVAAQGGINAAKNYQNDGDSVFRLFYDTVKGGDFRAREANVYRLAQVSTAIIDQCVAQGVPFAREYGGLLSNRSFGGAQVSRTFYARGQTGQQLLLGCYSALLRQVNEGTVKMFPRREMLDLVVVDGKARGIVVRNLITGEMERYAADAVCVATGGYSTVFYLSTNAVSCNATAIWRCHKRGALFANPCFTQIHPTCIPFSNDTQSKLTLMSESLRNDGRVWVPKAKGDKRSPDQIPEGERDYFLERQYPAFGNLVPRDIASRASKRVCDEGRGVGPNGYSVYLDFTDAISRLGADVVRDRYGNLFSMYEEITGEDPYRLPMRIYPAPHYTMGGLWVDYHLMSTIPGLFVLGEANFSDHGANRLGASALMQGLADGYFVIPATLGNYLASNTFPRLSTDHDAFRSVENEVRSAVSKLLAIKGRKTSRQLHWELGRVMWDYVGMGRNEKGLMLARTEVRRLRDEFWNNIRVTGTNEMFNKELEYAGRVADYLELAELLIVDALERKESCGGHFREEYRTPEGEALRDDEKFSHVAAWEWKGAGRDQELHKEPLEFDRVKPAQRNYK